Below is a genomic region from Rhodopirellula bahusiensis.
ACCCACTGACTGGCGAGCCGTATGCGGGAGAACCGCACGTACGGTTCTGAGGGAGGGGAGTCCGGCTCAACCGGACTTCCCTACCCCTATCAGGTGGTTGGGCGGAGTTAGAGCGGGGCGACTGAGGGGCTCTGTTGGCTGCCGTGAGGGACGGCCGACTGAGAGCACCGGAGGGTGGGTGGCACCATGCGGTGGCAAGCACCTTCCCAACTCATTTGCGACGCGCGGTGGAGCGGGCGGGGATTTTGAAGCATGTGACGAGCCACACGTTTCGCCATTGTTTTGCGACGCATCTGTTGTGGCAGGGAACCGACATTCGTCAGATCCAGCAGCTGCTGGGGCACAGTGACGTGAAGACGACGGAGATCTACACGCACGTGCGGAATCCGAACGAGGCGAAGGTGGTCAGTCCTTTGGATCGGTTGGTGCAGGACGAGGCGGCGACTGTGGGTTGCGCTCGGGCCGACTGAGGGCCTCAGTCGGCTACAGGTGGTTGGGCGGGGTTGGAGCGGGGCGACTGAAGGGCTCTGTTGGCTGCCGTGAGGGACGGCCGACTGAGAGCACCGGAGGGTGGGTGGCACCATGCGGTGATGCGGTGGCAAGCACCTTTCCGACTCATTTGCAACGCGCGGTGGAGCGGGCGGGGATTTTGAAGCATGTGACAAGCCACACGTTTCGCCATTGTTTTGCGACGCATTTGCTGTGGCAGGGAACCGACATTCGTCAGATCCAGCAGCTGCTGGGGCACAGTGACGTGAAGACGACGGAGATCTACACGCACGTGCGGAATCCGAACGAGGCGAAGGTGGTCAGTCCTTTGGATCGGTTGGTGCAGGACGAGGCGGCGACTGTGGGTTGCGCTCGAGCCGACTGAGGGCCTCAGTCGGCTACAGGTGGTTGGCTGCGGTGAGGGACGCTCCCAGTTCCTGCGACGGCTCCGTCCGGGGCGAAACGCAGACGCCAGCCACCATTTGTTCTTCGAGCGTCCTAGAGGGAGGGTGAAATAGAACTGCGCGACCTCCATCCGGGCCGAGGGGAGTCAGGACATTTCAGGTGAAAACATGTGCAAAAGAATAGCCACCCCAACCCCAAATATTCAGCAGCCCGGGCCAACGCCGAGCGGCTGACATACCCGTTGGCACCCGCGTACGGGATTAGAAATCGCCGGCGTCGAAGACTTCTTTGTTGTCGCGGCTGCCGATTGCTTGCCGAACTTTTTCGCTGAGTGAGTCAGTGGTGAATCGAACGGATCCATCGCACATCAACAAATGAGTGCCGCCGGGGTGGTAGCTTCCCAATGACATCTGCAGGTCGTCTTTG
It encodes:
- a CDS encoding tyrosine-type recombinase/integrase; translated protein: MASTFPTHLRRAVERAGILKHVTSHTFRHCFATHLLWQGTDIRQIQQLLGHSDVKTTEIYTHVRNPNEAKVVSPLDRLVQDEAATVGCARAD
- a CDS encoding tyrosine-type recombinase/integrase yields the protein MAPCGDAVASTFPTHLQRAVERAGILKHVTSHTFRHCFATHLLWQGTDIRQIQQLLGHSDVKTTEIYTHVRNPNEAKVVSPLDRLVQDEAATVGCARAD